CCGGAGACACATTTTGTGGGGCTGGACAATATCCGCCGAATGATGAATGATGATCTGTTTGGGGTAGCGCTGCGAAATACATTTGTATTTCTGTTAGCGGTTCCAATATCAATGGGTTTGGCATTTATCGTGGCTGTGGCATTGAACAAATCGGTGTACTGGCAAAAAACACTGCGTGCCCTCTATTTCATGCCCTATATCACTAGCGGCGTTGCGATCGCCTTTGTCTGGATGCTGCTGTTCCAGCCAACCTCGGGACCGATTAACGGTTTTTTGCGAGGGCTCGGTATTACAAACCCACCTGGCTGGTTATCGACAACTGAATGGTCCATGTATGCGATTGATATCATCTGGATTTGGTTCATGCTGGGGTACAACATGATTATTTATTTAGCAGCTCTGCAGGAGATTCCGGAGGAATTAGTTGAGGCTGCTAAGATTGATGGAGCTCGCCCTTGGCAGACCATTCGTCAAGTGATTTGGCCGCTTGTGAGCCCAACTACCTTTTTGCTGCTGATTACAGGACTGATTATGACGATCAAAAACTTTGGCATTATTCAGGCGATTACTCAGGGTGGGCCGGGAAACAGTACAACGGTGTTGTCGCTTTTTATCTACCAGAATGCCTTCCGATATTACGAGATGGGATACGCTGCTGCCATTAGCTGGGCGCTCTTTGCCATCATCATGGTCTTCACTGTATTGCAGTGGATCGGACAGAAACGTTGGGTTCACTATTAAGGAGGGAGGGGATCGTTATGGAGAAACCACTTGCCGCGAACGCGAAGCCCACAGCTCCGCATGCACCTAAAGGTAAAGTCCGCATGGAGTCCTTGACCCAGATTCGGAGAATCATACTGACACTTCTGATGTCCGGGTTTGCTTTGCTGATGATTATGCCGTTCATCTGGATGATTAGCACGTCGTTCAAATCTCCTGCGGACGTATTCACCTATCCCATCCAATGGATACCCTCCAGCCTGAACTGGGAGCATCACATTAAAGTCTGGAGCGGAGCGGATACCTTTGCCACGTATTATCTGAACTCGTTGAAAATATCACTAATTAGCACGATCGGAGCTGTATTTCTCTCGGCGTTTGCAGCTTATGGCTTCGCAAGGATTCAATTCAAAGGACGGGAGACACTGTTCCTCATCTATCTCTCGATGATGATGGTGCCTCCGCAGGTGCTCTTTGTGCCCAAGTTCCTCATGTTCGAATGGGTCGGCATCTATAATACCCATTGGGCCTTGATTCTGCCCGGAATGTTCACGATCTTTGGGGTGTTTATGCTGCGGCAATTCTTCCTGTCGGTGCCGTCAGAGATTTCGGAAGCGGCGTTCATCGACGGTGCCGGTCACCTGCGCATATTTTTCAGGCTGATTCTGCCCTTGGCGAAGCCAGCGCTGGCTACACTGGCTATTATTGATTTCTCCTGGCACTGGAATGACTATGAGAATGCCCTTGTGTTCCTGATCGACAAAGACCTGTATACCGTGCCGCTCGGACTGCAGAACTTTATTCTGGAGAATAATGTGGATTACAACGGCATGATGGCCGCTGCCACGGCAGGCATTATTCCGATGATCATCGTTTTCCTGGTGGGGCAGCATTATATTATCCAGGGCGTGGCCGGAAGTGCCGTGAAGGGCTGAAGCTGCTGTCACTGCAATCCATCAAATAACCCTTTTGCTGAACGAAGAGATACTCGCGGCAGAAGGGTTTTCTGTTGAAAGGGAGAATAACGATCTTTCCGCAATACAATAGTTCAAACTTCGTATATAATATAAAATCATATGATGCTGTATGACTACATAACTATCGCGAGGTGCACTAGACTTATGCCAACCATCTACGACTTTACCGTAACCAGAACCAGTGGAGAGCGTTTCCCACTCTATCAATATGAAGGAAAACCTGTGCTCATCGTAAACACGGCAAGTAAATGTAAATATACGCACCAGTTTGATGACATGCAGAAGCTGTATGACCAGTACAAGGATCAAGGACTTCAGATTATTGGTTTCCCGTGCAACCAGTTTGCAGAGCAGGAGCCTGGAAGCAGTTCGGAAGCAGAATCCTTCTGCCAGATTAACTATGGTGTGAAATTTCCGATGTTCTCCAAATTGGATGTGAATGGAGAAGCGGCGCACCCGCTCTACGACTTTTTGAAAAGATCAGGGCCTTTTGCCGGCTTTGATGAAACCGATATACAGGCCAAACTATTGAAATTGATGGTGTCCGATAAAGCACCAGAATGGTTACACGGCGATGCAATCAAATGGAATTTCACCAAATTCCTGATTGATGCAGAAGGTCGTGTGGTTAGACGTTTCGAACCGATCGACTCCATCGACGAGATTCAAGAGAGTATTAAACAGCTTCTATAATTTCACTTTCATATATCCTACAGGGGCATGACACAAATCGTTTCCCTCTTCCGAACAGGAGGTGCATGAATGTGCCGAGCATGATGCAATTTAGTGCTTCACTAGAGTATAGTTACCGTTCCACTACTGTATATAACCCGGGCAAGTCAGATGGATTCCATTCACATCCACATTATGAGATTTATTATTTTCATGATGGAGAATGTACTTATATTATAGGAGACCGGGTATACAATCTGAAGCCGGGTGATCTGGTGTTAATGCATGGCTTGACTCTTCATCGGCCACATCCGAAGCCTGGCAGTACTTATGAGCGAAGCACATTGCATTTTGATCCGTCTGCCATACGCAGCAGCCTGCATGCTGACCGTATAGTTGAGGTCCTGAGGCCATTTGAAGAACTCAGAAATTGCCGGGTCAATCTGACGGGGGATTGCCGCTCTGAATTTGAAGCTCTATTGCATGATCTTCATCGTCTATCTCAGAGTCAGAGCCATTTCAGACAAGAGCGCATGAATGTCAGACTGTGTGATCTGTTATATTTTGTAGCAGAGATCTGCCAGGGTGATGTCGAAGAACAACTTCCCTCATCGGAGAAGGAGCGCCATGTCCAGCATATTATTCGTTATGTGGATACCCATTATATGAAGGATATTGGTCTGGATGATTTGGCACTGGAATTACATCTCTCCAAGCCATATCTGGCAGGCATGTTTAAGGAAATGACAGGTTTGACGATATTCAAATACCTGTATGACCGTCGTATCAATCAGGCCAAGCTTTTGTTTCAGTTCCAACCAGAGATCACGGTGACAGAGGCAAGTCGATTGTCCGGTTTCAAACGCCTTTCACATTTTAGTCGGATGTTCAAACAAAGTGTGGGATGTTCGCCTGATCTGTACCGTACTCAATTGCATCGCCAATCATAGAAGTCTTATAAGCTGACCAGCTTGTCTGGTTGGCTTTTTTTGTTGATTTTCGTTCGGAGAATGCGTATTACTGTGTTTAGAGCACACGCAGAACAGGTAAAGAAAGGTAATGAAACCAGAGGAGGCGAATATGAATGAAACAGCGCACACCGGATCAGAATAACAACGATACCCGTCAGGAACAATCCCATGACAATCCTGAACAATATAAGACAGAGCACGAAAGTCTGCTTGACCGTTATGAAGAAGAACAGACTGTAGATCCAATTCCGATGGAAGATCTGAATATGGAGGCTAAGGAAGAGAAGAACAAGGATCAAACAAAAAGCAACTCGTCTACCGAAGAGAAATACCGGGCGGATTATCGCAAAAAAGGCGAGTGAAGGATTACGTTAATGGCTGTTTGAGGAGAAATGATGAAGTATTTTCGGTGAATGTATATTTAGTGAAAATAAATTAGTTTGTTGACTAATGTATGTTACTATATTATAGTTACTATGTTGGCAAATGAAAAAAATTTGGGAGGCGAATAAGAATGACTACTTTTTTTGATGCGTTGAAAAACAGAAGATCTTATTACGGAATCAGCAAGGAATCTACAATTTCGGATGCTAAAATCCAGGAAATCGTAGAAGAAGCGGTGAAATATACACCGACTTCCTTTAACTCACAAACATCCCGTGCTGTAGTACTGCTCGGCGAACAACATGATAAATTATGGAATCACACAGAAGAAATTTTGCGTGAAGTGGTAGGTAATGAAGAAGCATTTAAATCCACAGCTGAAAAAATGGCCGGATTCCGTAGTGGATACGGTACGGTTCTCTTCTTTGAAGATAACAATGCAATCGCACAGCTTCAACAGAACTTTGCAGCTTATGCAGATAATTTCCCGATCTGGGCTAACCAATCCAACGGTATGTTGCAACTGGTAATCTGGACGGCTCTGGAACAAGAAGGTCTGGGTGCATCTTTGCAGCACTACAATCCATTGATTGACGAAAAAGTGAAACAAGAATGGAACATTCCAGAGAACTGGAGATTGATCGCTCAGATGCCATTTGGTAAACCAACGGCAACACCGGGTGAGAAAGAATTCCAACCGATTGAAGAGCGCGTAAAAGTACACAAGTAAGCTTCGCATTTCCCAACATTTAACCACATACGGCCTCGCTTCAATTTGATACGATGATAGTTGATCGTAATCCAATGAAGCGAGGCTTTTTGATGTGAATAATAGATTAAAAGATATTACGAGCCAACATGTGTGGAAAGTGGCTTTATGCGGGCTAGTAGTACTTGGATCGATGTGTGGTTATAGTACAACCGTTAAGGCTGCCACTGTGCAGCAACAGTTTCAGGATACCCGTACCAGTTATGCCAAGGATGCCATTACACATTTGGTGAACAAAGGCATTGCTGCCGGTACGTCAGAGACTACATTTGAACCGAAGAAAGCCGTCACTCGTGCAGAATTTGCGACATTTGCGGTGAGATTGCTAGGTTTGAAGCCAGTAAAAAATAATATCAATCCTTATCAGGATATCAGCATGAATGCCTGGTATTACGGCAACGTTGCGGCCATGACGAATCTTTTCATTCTGGAAGGCAAGGGTCAGGGAACATTCCAGCCGAATGCGTCCATTACGCGTGAAGAAGCGGCAGCGCTGCTTGTTCGGATGTTGAAACAGCAACCGGCAGAGACAGCACTTTTGTCTTCAACGTATTTCGATGCAGCAGATATATCGGCTTGGGCACGTCCTTATGTGCAGACGGTATACCAGCTTGGACTAATGCGGGGAAGCGGAGGCATGTTCCGACCGCATGATCAGGTAACGCGAGAAGAAGCAGCCGTCATGCTTGATGCCATTTTACAAAAGAAAACATGGTCTGAACAGTTACAACGTGGAGATGAACTCGGCGTTCAATTGGGCTGGCAATATAATTCCACGACAGCTGAATTCAAGAAGCAGGTGGAACAGTCTGAAGTGAATACGCTCGTCCCACGCTGGTTTTTCCTGAACAGCAGTATGAAAGTAACGGATCACGCGGACCCGGCACTGATCTCCTGGGCATCCGCCACAGATAGGCAGTTATGGCCATTGCTTGGGAATCG
The window above is part of the Paenibacillus sp. 1781tsa1 genome. Proteins encoded here:
- a CDS encoding glutathione peroxidase; its protein translation is MPTIYDFTVTRTSGERFPLYQYEGKPVLIVNTASKCKYTHQFDDMQKLYDQYKDQGLQIIGFPCNQFAEQEPGSSSEAESFCQINYGVKFPMFSKLDVNGEAAHPLYDFLKRSGPFAGFDETDIQAKLLKLMVSDKAPEWLHGDAIKWNFTKFLIDAEGRVVRRFEPIDSIDEIQESIKQLL
- a CDS encoding AraC family transcriptional regulator — its product is MNVPSMMQFSASLEYSYRSTTVYNPGKSDGFHSHPHYEIYYFHDGECTYIIGDRVYNLKPGDLVLMHGLTLHRPHPKPGSTYERSTLHFDPSAIRSSLHADRIVEVLRPFEELRNCRVNLTGDCRSEFEALLHDLHRLSQSQSHFRQERMNVRLCDLLYFVAEICQGDVEEQLPSSEKERHVQHIIRYVDTHYMKDIGLDDLALELHLSKPYLAGMFKEMTGLTIFKYLYDRRINQAKLLFQFQPEITVTEASRLSGFKRLSHFSRMFKQSVGCSPDLYRTQLHRQS
- a CDS encoding carbohydrate ABC transporter permease yields the protein MEKPLAANAKPTAPHAPKGKVRMESLTQIRRIILTLLMSGFALLMIMPFIWMISTSFKSPADVFTYPIQWIPSSLNWEHHIKVWSGADTFATYYLNSLKISLISTIGAVFLSAFAAYGFARIQFKGRETLFLIYLSMMMVPPQVLFVPKFLMFEWVGIYNTHWALILPGMFTIFGVFMLRQFFLSVPSEISEAAFIDGAGHLRIFFRLILPLAKPALATLAIIDFSWHWNDYENALVFLIDKDLYTVPLGLQNFILENNVDYNGMMAAATAGIIPMIIVFLVGQHYIIQGVAGSAVKG
- a CDS encoding nitroreductase family protein, with amino-acid sequence MTTFFDALKNRRSYYGISKESTISDAKIQEIVEEAVKYTPTSFNSQTSRAVVLLGEQHDKLWNHTEEILREVVGNEEAFKSTAEKMAGFRSGYGTVLFFEDNNAIAQLQQNFAAYADNFPIWANQSNGMLQLVIWTALEQEGLGASLQHYNPLIDEKVKQEWNIPENWRLIAQMPFGKPTATPGEKEFQPIEERVKVHK
- a CDS encoding S-layer homology domain-containing protein translates to MNNRLKDITSQHVWKVALCGLVVLGSMCGYSTTVKAATVQQQFQDTRTSYAKDAITHLVNKGIAAGTSETTFEPKKAVTRAEFATFAVRLLGLKPVKNNINPYQDISMNAWYYGNVAAMTNLFILEGKGQGTFQPNASITREEAAALLVRMLKQQPAETALLSSTYFDAADISAWARPYVQTVYQLGLMRGSGGMFRPHDQVTREEAAVMLDAILQKKTWSEQLQRGDELGVQLGWQYNSTTAEFKKQVEQSEVNTLVPRWFFLNSSMKVTDHADPALISWASATDRQLWPLLGNRSDSALTHQMLSSSTNRAAVISQVAAYVKTYKLDGINVDFENVDPADREGLTAFVTSLTATLHALGAVVSVDVSPDLGTDWTDAFDYAKLGAVSDYMVLMGYEEHWNGDPIAGSVASLPWVERALDTMLSEVVRAKTILALPLYTRDWSSVNPASSSWDITLSEQGTRAHATGSVRRWDANLVQYMIGYNSNGMTRYIWAEDSRSLSAKVLMSEQRQIAGLAYWYMGGETADVWNAISNASRFASYNF
- a CDS encoding carbohydrate ABC transporter permease, which codes for MHKSWMKRQSRLGYLFIGPNMIGVLLFFIIPAVYSFYLMFTDYKFMSPETHFVGLDNIRRMMNDDLFGVALRNTFVFLLAVPISMGLAFIVAVALNKSVYWQKTLRALYFMPYITSGVAIAFVWMLLFQPTSGPINGFLRGLGITNPPGWLSTTEWSMYAIDIIWIWFMLGYNMIIYLAALQEIPEELVEAAKIDGARPWQTIRQVIWPLVSPTTFLLLITGLIMTIKNFGIIQAITQGGPGNSTTVLSLFIYQNAFRYYEMGYAAAISWALFAIIMVFTVLQWIGQKRWVHY